A DNA window from Zingiber officinale cultivar Zhangliang chromosome 3A, Zo_v1.1, whole genome shotgun sequence contains the following coding sequences:
- the LOC122053940 gene encoding ethylene-responsive transcription factor ERF039-like gives MAMEDCEPNSSASSSSSSSFSSSSSSSLSSSGFSAINAEEEAHKGAGGSDGGSGGGEGGKKRRSDGKHPLYRGVRMRSWGKWVSEIREPRKKSRIWLGTFPKPEMAARAHDVAALAVKGPSAHLNFPHLVAEFPRPASASPKDVQAAAALAAALSTPDHPTPSTSDDADEALFDLPDLFLDAGGGGGGNESLCYAASSPSSAWLPAEHAVEFQMEEPFLWEHY, from the coding sequence ATGGCGATGGAGGATTGCGAACCCAACTCCTccgcctcttcctcctcctcttcttctttttcttcttcgtcgtcgtcgtccttaTCTTCCTCTGGTTTCAGTGCTATCAATGCCGAGGAGGAGGCTCACAAGGGTGCTGGTGGGTCTGATGGCGGCAGTGGGGGAGGAGAAGgagggaagaagaggagaagcgacGGGAAGCACCCGCTGTACCGAGGCGTGCGGATGCGGAGCTGGGGGAAGTGGGTGTCGGAGATCCGCGAGCCGCGGAAGAAGTCGCGGATCTGGCTGGGGACCTTCCCGAAGCCGGAGATGGCGGCGCGGGCGCACGACGTGGCCGCGCTGGCCGTGAAGGGCCCCTCCGCCCACCTCAACTTCCCGCATTTGGTCGCCGAATTCCCGCGCCCCGCCTCCGCGTCGCCCAAGGACGTCCAGGCCGCCGCCGCCCTCGCCGCAGCCCTCAGTACCCCGGACCACCCCACCCCCTCCACCAGCGACGATGCCGACGAAGCGCTGTTCGATCTCCCCGACCTGTTCCTGGacgccggcggcggcggcggcgggaaTGAATCGCTGTGCTACGCCGCTTCTTCCCCGTCCTCCGCCTGGCTCCCGGCGGAGCATGCCGTCGAGTTCCAAATGGAGGAACCATTCCTGTGGGAGCACTACTAG